ATAAAGGTTGTTCACATTAAGTTCTTCGGGACGAGGGGAAGAACAGGCTCTCCTTTCAGTACTCGTACGCTATCACAACACTGCTTTGTAGACCAGTAACCCCTGACAGATGTTTGGTTCCATGTTCTCCTTGTTCTCCGTACCCATGTGaacccaccccccaccccactaGAGAACACAGGGGCCACTATAACAGGCACACACTGGTGTGATGAACTAAATCTCCCTTTGAGCATTCCCACCACTGACGTTGATCACTAATTGGCATGACACTGGTGCGTAAGCCTTCCTGGACCCCAGCTCTGTgggatggggtgggggggggggggggggggggggcagcctACGTCTCCCCAGAGTCATGTGACTTGGGCTGTATATCTACCATTGACACAGTCTGACAATacaatgcaaacaaacaacatttatacAGATTGGCAACTTCAGGACACCGTACGGTGCAAgcaaaagtcttttttttatatatatgtttgaatTCCCGCAACTCAAGAGAAGGAGCATTACTTTTTATTGTCCAAACTGCTGACAAGAGCTGGCAAAGAATGCTGGGAGGGTTCTGaggttttgctgttgttgttgttgttgctgctgccgTCACTGTCAGTGatctcctcctgcttcttctcTACCGCTGTCTCTGGAGGGCTGACGGCAGCCATCTTGTTCTCAGAGTCTGCGGTGGCGTTGGTGGTTGCGTTGGTGGTTGCGTTGACGGTGGCGTTGACGGTGGTGTtgacggtggtggtggtggtggtggtggtgcaggcTCCTGCGGGGCTGACGTCGGGACCGGCCGGCTCGGCCGTACCGTTGGTGGTGGCCACAGTCGCCACCACTGAGGGAGCAGGAATGTCAACTACTGGAGCTGCATCAGGCTCAGGTTTGGCCACAACCTCCACCTGGACAATAGTCTCTGTGTCTCCCCCTGCTCCGTCACCAGGCCCTGCCTTACCCCCGGCCCCCCCACCGGGGCTGTTATCTGCTGTGAGGACCGCGCTGTCTTCTAGGACAGCCTTGCTGTCAGcgtctcctcctgctgctcccgTCGTCTGGTTGTTCGCCGCGGCTTCATGCTCCTCTGGTTTGTCGTTTCCGTCGGTGTTGATGCTGGTGGAGGAGCTCCCAGCCTTCACATTCTCTACAGAGTTGGCTTCTGGTGCGGCTTCTGAGCCGACTGCACCTTCAGCACAGTCCGGGCCTCTGGCACTGACGTCCTTAACTTCTGTCTCCGCCAGGGCTTGGTTGAAGTTGAAGGCTTGGATGAGGCGAATCAGGTGTTTTACTTTCTCCAGGGAAAGATGCATGTCCTTCTGACGAGCCAGGATGGTGTTTTTGGTCTCCATGCATTTctgaagaaagaagaacagGGTCAGATTTGACACCAGTTGTTATTTAGAGAACAATTATTTATCTCCCCAACTTCCTGTGCTTCTTTATTTAGGATCAATGTGACCATCGGTCCCATCACCTCTGTAACGGCTCTTCTTAATGACTGGGATTAGATAACTTTACATTGAAGATCAGTGAAAAATAAGAACTGATGAACCTGAAACAGGCTCTAAAATGAAACAtgtccttttgttgtttgatgtgtttcttaCCGTTATAGAGTTTCTGAGCTCTTTGATGTGTTTCTTATAGTTTCTGAGCTATTTGATGTGTTTCTTATAGTTTCTGAGCTATTTGATGTGTTTCTTAGTTTCTGAGCTATTTGATGTGTTTCTTATAGTTTCTGAGCTATTTGATGTGTTTCTTAGTTTCTGAGCTCTTTGATGTGTTTCTTATAGAGTTGCTGAACTCTTTGATGCGTTTCTTATAGAGTTGCTGAACTCTTTGATGTGTTTCTTACCGTTATAGAGTTGCTGAACTCTTTGATGCGTTTCTTACCGTTATAGAGTTGCTGAACTCTCTGATGTGCTTCTTACCGTTATAGAGTTGCTGAACTCTCTGATGTGTTTCTTACCGTTATAGAGTTGCTGAGATGCTTGACTCTCTGTTCCAGCTGCTCTCGCTCCAGTTTCAGTTCTGCGCTCCATTTCATCAgcttctgtttctcctcttctttagCTGCAGCAAAGaacaataaaactaatttgttaATCTCACCATTCACATTCATCCCGCAGATGTTTGGAGAGAAGAAACTAAACTAAGGTCACCTTCTTTGTAGGCGATGTAGGAATGAACAATAGCCAGAGTACCAGGCCAGGGAATGGCTTCTTCTTTCTTTAGGATCTGGAGAGAGAAGCTCAGAGTTGTCACAGAGGCAGAGACTTACAAAAGATTTGAGGGGGACAAGTTGAGGCGCCACCCTGTGGTGAGGCTGAGAAGGGACAAGCAATGGAGTGGATGGATGTGAGATGCTAATCTTTACTGACACAATGAATGGGACagaagcacaaaaaaacaatactgcATCATGTATATGCTTACAAAGGATTGAACAGTCCTAAAGTTCAGGACAGTGTGGCAGAAGGCAGATTTTACAGTCAAGTACATCTACTGGCTCTGATTGGCCCGTCTCAGGGCTGCGGTACCCCCTTCCCCCTGACTCAGGATCAGTCACGGCTGCTGTGGTTACCTGATcttgacattttggacagatcCACATGCCTTTAGGAATGGTTTTCAGTGGTGGATCCAGGCAGTCCAGGTGATAAACACGAGAACACGTGTCGCACATGAGCAACTGGCCACTGCGTCTGCACACAGTGCAGAAATCCTCATGGATGTCTCCCTGTGAGGAAGAATTGGACCAATCAGTTTCCCCGCCCAACTGAGCCCCATCAACCATCCGTGGAGAGGCAGGGGGAGGCACCGTGATctggtttggtttagtttacAGTTGGCCTTGTTTAATACCTAATGGACATGGTGTGTTAAGTTAATGAGCCCACAGAACAAGTTACTTGACACCTGGGAGGTAGAATGTGTTGTAGTAGTTCTTAATGGATGCTCTGGGTTAGAGGACACTGTTCACTTTGTAAGGCTGAAAGTAAAAATCAACTGATGACTGATGGTTACCACATGAGGACAACAAACTAATGGAAGTGTTTGTGGAGGTCTTGGGTGTAAATGAGTGACAGAGCTACTGGGCCAATAAGGACTGTGTGTGACGGGGTTTCTGTCCGTCTCCCCCATCGTTACTTACATCCCCAGAGCTGGGGCTGGGCAGGGGGAGGGGACGGACGGGGCTGGAGGGGAGGTCGGGGTGAGGCTGCCCAGCTCCGGGACGCTGCTGTATTTGGGTGGGCGACCTGGGTGAAATGAGACAGACAACAAAGAcggaaaacaaagaaaaaaagaaagatggagaggggggaagaaaacaaaaacaaacagtctgtATGACATACCTTGGAAAGGGAGTCTTCGTTGGCTAGCATGAGACGGGGGAGCGgtaagggaggaagaggaggaagaggagtcagAAGCACAGACAGCAGTGTTAGTGCAGGAGACTGGCTCCGTGAGAGCTGAAGCCGAGCTCTAGAACAACCTACTGCAGTCGTCTATGAAGCTTTGTGTCAGATGTTAACACGCCTCAGTCACATGACCAGATCCAGAGGTTGTTATAGGCTGTCACCAGGGCTGCAGCCAGGAAGTCACAACCACTGAGGTCAAGTTCTGCCCCCTAATGAAGCCCCTACTTAAATCACACAGGATGTCATTTCTGATGCTAGAGGTCTCTGAACATAAACCATCACCAAAGACGGACTGTGATGATTGTTAAGCAGcgtgggatcatgggagttgttgttttcattgacTTCATGTTTACGgagttagctagctagcccATCTCCATAGCTGACTAATTAGCTCGTTAACTTGTCCATCTTCAGAGCTGACTAATAAGCTAGTTCGTCCATCTCTAGAGCTGAGAAGGTCTATTTTCAGAGCTGACAAATGAGTTAGCTTGTCcatctccatgtttttatttgtgccaTATAAACTTCTCCCCAGGtcttatgctgcgttcacactaCTAGCGACACAGCAACAGGCTACAAGTCATTTTCACTGGAAGCCAGTGATGTGAAGCTCCAAACGTGGTGGTGTGAACATCAGTGTCTCCAGTAGCTGCAGCTCTTTGATGACAACCGTTTACACTTTGTTTAAAGGACTGATGCGTTAAAATCTGACACTGCAAGTTACACATGATTTCAGTTTTAGTCTCTTCTACTGATAAAATGTAGTCAAATGTAGGTTGTGTAGAGAGAATTCAGtgttaaacagagagaaaccTGGAAGAGGAAAAAGCTTGGGATTATAGTTTAGTATTTTGAAGTGTGAAGTATTAAAAGCTAATTCATGTTAGTCCCGTTAATCCAGACATCACACACGTCACTGAGATACTTCACTCAATAGCagattatttaaacatttagtcTGCTCTCATACCTTCATTCATATCAGTAATTTATTAAAACTCTGTCCCAGCAACTCTAGCTAGTAAATGCACTACACTTCCCAGGATGCCTTTCAACAAATCCCAAAGAAGAGAACAGGTGTGAAGGTTCAACAGGATTCTTACTTCTTCCTCACGGTCAGAAATGAACACAGTGATTGATAAACTGTATGGATCAGCTCGGGATGCAACTATTGATGACTTtcattactttaaaatgactcaCTCGCTCTACACCATGACATCATTCACTAATCAATGAATCCACTCATCACTTCAGCAGAAGAGCAGGATCTAACCTGTTGATGTCTGCAGAACCAGCTCCATGTCTTCTACTGAAAGAAcgcttttcatttatttagtttacgTCTTCTTGTCAAAAGCAGAAGAATCATCAAGCTCAGTTTAATATTTAGGGCTGGACAGATTGTTGTTATTGCAGTTCAACAATAAACAAGATTATTATTGAAGacattcatttcacatttccTGTATTTAACACAACAGAAGACTTTAATGGTCACTTTTAAACatcatatttctatttataGATTGTTTTATTGTCCGTGCATTAAGCTGCCTGTTAAGAGTCGTATTAAAGTGTTTGGATCATAACGGTGGATGCGTCATGAATCTGTTGCTGCAGGTTTTATAATCACTTCAGTTATCACGTTGACATTCTGTCACTTTCTCTACATCACAGAATGAAACCGAAGCAGCCCGAGCTGAAActacacatttcatattttatctCTGATGTGTGTTCACATTTCTGAGGTTCATGAGAAACAAGAAGAACTCCGGCTTTAAGAAGTTAAACCTGAGTGAAGCgacaggaagcaggaagcaggaagcaggaggaggaggagttgttTTACAGTTATAGTCATTAGTTCAGAGTAAGATATTAGCCTCTATTCTACTGTTTCTACTGTTTGTACTGAACCACCTGCTCTTCTCCTCAGCTCTGTGCTGTGAGTCTCTACTGATAATCTACTCTCATGTTTCTGTCTCTACCCGGAGGTCAGTGTTTCATACGGACCTCTCTTCCTGGTCCCTTGGTGCAGAGGGCTGTTCAGGTAACTCACTGCACTCTTTTTCCtctgaaacacaagaaaacaaacatgttaaatattaaatattaagttaGTGGTCTGATGTCAGtgaatgtaaaatgtttgattgtttCCATTAAACCTCCAGGCTTTAGTTCACCTGGGAAACAAATGGAGATCCACACTGAGCTGTTATTAAAGAGCAGATCTGAAACACGTCTGCACAtcaaagatacattttcaaattcagaCCAATCCCCTTTTGATTTTATAATATTCCTTTAGATCTGTAGTCCagcatataataaataaatatacaataaacataagaaaataaacaggTGGGATGGAAAAGGAAGACTCCTAACATTGAAATGTACttgacaaatatatttaaatatcttttaagAATTTGATTTCCAAAAGagaaatactaaataaataaaataaagtgttacaaGAACAAATACTTGCTTTTATACACTTCATCATACCATTTTCCTTTGATATCAACAATAcgtgtaattgtgtgtgtgtggcgaaTGTGGGCtgcagttttaataaataacaaatacataaaataaataataaatataagaaaagcATCAAACTCTCAAATGAAAGAAGCTGAAAGCAGGAAATGTTTTATCTGGTAACAAATGTGTGAATCCCTTCAGCTCTTTCTGATACTGAGAACTTTTCAAACTTtaggagtttgtgtgtgtgtgtgtgtgtgtgtgtgtgtgtgtgtgtgtgtgtgtgtgtgtgtatatatataaagtacatgATGACGGTTCTGCTGTGAAACGTGTCGTACCTCAGGCTCAAACACGGCGCCGCTGTACACCGGGTTGGCCGtcgttctcctcttcctctcctgtctttTGCTCTGAATTTCTGTGAATCACAACATCCAAACTTAACAAACCATCACGGCTGCAGCTTCAGGACGTAAAAGGAGGAACAAACAGCGCTCACCTTCCAGGTGGTCGTGTGTCACGAGGCCCAGAGACACCATGAAGGCCAGTTTCTACAGGAGACAAAGAGTTTTGCCATCAGAGACACTGAAGTACTAGAAGTTTTGTTTGAACCGGAGCTCGAGCTCTGAGCATGAACGGAGGTGTTTATACTCAATGAGCTGCTTTATTCTCATAAACACCAGAAGACGAACTAAATGAACTGTGAGGAATCAAAAGACAACTAGTGTAACTCAGAGATGTGatcatagactgtaggtgtaaccggtaaaaacacataaaccaACCATTGTAATTATCTGTGAACTCATATCGCATATTCATgaactactttattacctttatacAAACCCTGTAGAGaaacaagtcaagtattaaatgtattgtaaagaaacaaaggttgaaaatcctgtaaaacatttgatttggttgctaaatatttactcaaatgtaggtttttaagacctcctgtttctaaagcatctaaaaacaaattggcctttttttgttaaaaccctAGACATGTATATAGTTTTTTATCACCAAACTATTCGTAACAGTAACGTGATCTCACGCAAAGTCAGAGGTACACGACCAAACACCGGGTCCACTTGGAGCCTCCACTCCCAACGCCGGCCGTTATTACGTCATTTATTCTGGCGCTTGTTTCACTACAGTGTATAATAAACTAAGCTTCAGTGTCAGTACAGACCTCTGGGTTCTCCTCTCTCTTGTgtctgggaggaggaggagacagcggaggagtggaggaggggaggcCGACGACGACCttctgctctgctcctcctcctgatttaacagtctgctgagaggaggagaagaagacggAGAACAATCAATCAggtatttttaaactgttttaaaatcgTTGCTTTGCTGGTCAAAAACGAAGCTAACAAATAGGTGTTTAATAGGCTTGTTACAATGTCTGTTACCCACAATTCAATCTGCACATTTCTGAACTTCATGAACATGAAAAACGGTCTCTGTTGATGGAATGTTAAGTCCACATAAAGAGGATTTATTATCAAAAACAGCATCTTTACCTCTTCAGCTCGGTCACAAACACCTCGAGAGCTGACTCATTGACTAAATCTAAAATTGTTCCATTTAAATCTTTTGGTAAACAGAAAGTATCCATCAATGAGTTGTCATTACGGAGAGTAACTCTAAGACAAAAGCATTTTAAACACGAGTTCATGAGTTTGATCTACAGAAAGCTTTCTCCCGTAGAACTCCTACCTTAGGCTCAGTGGTCAGGCTGCTGATCTGGATGGGCTTGGCGGGGGTCGGGGTGAGGATAGGGGTGAGGCCGGCTTTGTGGGCAGGGCTGACGAGGCGGGCGGCGTGAGCAGAGACCGGCGTGGTGATGACGATGCCCGTCAGCGCCGTGGAGCCCGTCTTGCCGCAGGGCTGCCCGTTCACGATGCGGACCTGGTGGATGGGAGCCGCCGAGGGCAGCGAGGACGACAGCTTGGTGGCCAACATGACGGGCCTCTGGAGCAGATGGGGGCCGCCATCATGGGCGGGGGAGGGGCCGGGGCGATGTGGACGTTGGTGGGCGTGGCCGGTTTGGGCCTGACCTGGAGACGAcagacagccaatcagaaagtGACACCAGAATGAGCCGACACTGCTGGGCAACGCCACTGTGGAGCTCTGCTCTACTAGTGAAACTAATACTACGACTCACTGATTCTACTACGTCTGCTACTCTTACTACTACTAACGGTACTACAGGTCCACCGATCGTGGATTTTTCACTTTACTTCTGTTGGTACATTAGCATGAACCATTTTTGTGTCACTCTGAATTTAATCACTAATAAGAGAACATCCTGAGGAGTGATTTGCTGAATCACATCGTTGGAATGATTCCATGTTTAGAAAGTTAAGTGTCTGAATTATTAGAAGAGAGAACTTTAAATAAGAAAGTTAAACAAACAGTTGAATGATTTCTGCTTTAtatatgagagagaaaaattCTCCCTGATGTAGTCTACATTAAAAAACTGTTCTCAGTTCATGGGTTCTTTAACAGCGGTTTAGATTATTATCATGAGTTATTCACATTAAATCATTAACTTAAGTGTCCCTCATTATGTGTAAAGCGCCTCAATTTAATACGGCTATGTTCATTCCAGTGTGACTGGTGGCAACCATATCTACAGTTTGTAAAGCGTACCATCTGCGTCCATTTAACGACCAAACCGATAATTCGGTCGACTGAACGGATACTGGTAGTACTATTGATTATAACTATCCTAATGATGGTGAACAATATGCTAGAATACGTCAGATTTGATGTaattgtggttatataaatcttatttatggtgctgttagattgctgctagactgttaacatgttttgaccacagtgaaaatgttgtttttgaaaggctaaacaccaACAATTATAAtatgaagcagaatatttaggTAGATAAAAACGTGTTGTGAATTTTAGAAATGAtaacatctatctttttttaatcagtgttGACTTTTGAATTGGACTGGGTATGCACTTAAAACAGTTAAATAGAGCTTACTACCTTTTTATTGTGGTACTGCAATATATGTGTCTATATTCCATTGATATTTACATCTAAGTGCGTCTCTCTGTAAAGCTTTTTTTGGACAATAATATTGTTGCTTTTCTTAAGgcaatatcataataataacagtattaGACTACTACAGGTTCTCCCAGTGACATGACTCAACACAGGTAAAcatgtttccatttaaaaagggttaaaatacACCAACAGCCAGGAACACAAAATACCAAGaagctgcaggaaaaacaagCTCTCACCACAAAAGGTAAagacacaagacacacacacacacacacacacacacacacacacacacacacacacacacacacacacacacacacacacacacacacacacacacacacacacacgcacacaggcaAAACCTTCAAAACATCTCGTTCACAGGTCAgttggaaaattaaaaaaagcacaacgagaggagaagagatgagTAGAGGCAGCACAGAGCAAACAATGTTTTAGTGCCACGGAGCAAGGCATGAGTGTTTGCtttgctgccctctgctggagagTGAGCAGTCACCTCAGgtgggccacacacacactgatctgaGGGGGTTAGGATTGGAGGCGGGGCTTATAGTGACGCACCTGTGGCTGAAAGGTGGGTCGAGGCGTCAGTCTAGGAGGAGCGACAAACTGAGGAACTTTGATTGGCTGGGCGGTGGTGGTGGCCTGCACCTGAGACAAAACCACAGCAGATGTGGATCTGTGGTGCTGTTACACCGACACGTCTGCTGCTGTTACGCCTAACACGTCTGCTGCTGTTACGTGTAACAAGTCTGCTGCTGTTACGTCTAACACGTCTGCTGCTGTTACGCCTAACACGTCTGCTGCTGTTACGTCTAACACGTCTGCTGCTGTTACGTGTAACAAGTCTGCTGCTGTTACGTCTAACACGTCTGCTGCTGTTACGTCTAACACGTCTGCTGCTGTTACGTCTAACACGTCTGCTGCTGTTACGTCTAACACGTCTGCTGCTGTTACGTCTAACACGTCTGCTGCTGTTACGTCTAACACGTCTGCTGCTGTTACGCCTAACACGTCTGCTGCTGTTACGTCTAACACGTCTGCTGCTGTTACGTCTAACACGTCTGCTGCTGTTACGTCTAACACGTCTGTTGTTACGTCTAATGTCTGCTGTTGTTACGTCAAACACGTCTGCTGTTACGTCTAACACGTCTGCTGCTTACGTCTAACACGCCTGCtgttacgctgttacgttacgTCTAACACGCCTGCTGCTGTTACGCCTAACACGCCTGTTGTTACGTCTAACACGCCTGCTGCTGTTACGCCTAACACGCCTGCTGCTGTTACGCCTAACACGCCTGTTGTTACGCCTAACACGCCTGCTGCTACGCCTAACACGCTGCTGCTGTTACGCCTAACACGCCTGCTGCTGTTACGCCTAACACGCCTGCTGCTGTTACGCCTAACACGCCTGCTGCTGTTACGCCTAACACGCCTGCTGCTGTTACGTTAACACGCTGCTGCTGTTACGCCTAACACGTCTGCTGCTGTTACGCTAACACGCTGCTGCTGTTACGTCTAACACGCTTCTGCTGTTAACACGCCTGCTGCTGTTACGCCTAACACGCCTGCTGCTGTTACGTCTAACACGTCTGCTGTCGTTACGTCTAACACGTCTGTTGTTACGTCTAACACGTCTGCTGCTGTTACGTCTAACACGTCTGCTGCTGTTACGTCTAACACGTCTTCTGCTGTTACACCGACACGTCTGCTGCTGTTACGTCTAACACGTCTGCTGCTGTTACGTCTAACACGTCTGCTGCTGTTACGTCTAACACGCCTGCTGCTGTTACGCTCGTCTGCTGCTGTTACGCCTAACACGCTGCTGCTGTTACGCCTAACACGCCTGCTGCTGTTACGTCTAACACGTCTGCTGCTGTTACGTCTAACACGTCTGCTGCTGTTACGTCTAACACGTCTGCTGCTGTTACGTCTAACACGTCTGCTGTCGTTACGTCTAACACGTCTGCTGCTGTTACGTCTAACACGTCTGCTGCTGTTACGTCTAACACGTCTTCTGCTGTTACGTCTAACACGTCTGCTGCTGTTACGTCTAACACGTCTGCTGCTGTTACATCTAACACGTCTTCTGCTGTTACACCGACACGTCTTCTGCTGTTACGTCTAACACGTCTGCTGTTGTTACGTCTAACACGTCTGCTGCTGTTACGTCTAACACGTCTGCTGTCGTTACGTCTAACACGTCTTCTGCTGTTACACCGACATGTCTGAATTTTGTGATGTAACCGGAAGCTTTCATTTTCAGGATGTTGTGATAACATGGCACTCATCTTCGACCTCCACTAGTCCTCCTATGTTGTTTAACATGAACATGTGAGTTAAACTGGACCCACATGACCATTCGACTGGTCAGAGATCCGCTAAATggccaccacacacaccacagcctCCCGGAGCATTAACCATGTGATTAAAGAAACATCCTTCACTAAGAGCGGTGACACTTTTCAACTGAAGGCCGTCTAAAAACCCACAGGTCAACAGACAAAATGCTTGTCTATTATCAGTAGCTTCTACAGATGACAACACATACTCTACAATAGATCAGATCAGAGTAGAGGACACATGACAGGCTGGTCTTACCACCATGGCGTTCTTGGATACCAGTCGTACCGGCTCCgagccctgattggtcagcttgGTGGCCACCTGCAGGTTGATGGGGGCGTTCTGCAAGTCGGGTTTGGTGATAGCTGTGGTTACCATAGCGACAGTGGGCGGGCGTTGTGGCAAGACAGAGCCGGGGAGGGCGGCCGTGGCGGCAGCTTTCAGCACCAGAGGTAGAGTCTTCGTGGTGAGGACCGGCGTGACTGTCAGggtctgtggagagagaggtAGAGTTATTTATCAAAGGTTTACAATATTCAAAGAGTGAGTTCATGAGGAACGTGGCTACCTCCTCAACCAACAATTTCCCAGCATGCCATCTGATAAAAGAAGTGTTGGAACTTAACACTCTGTATGATTGTTCACTGTGAATTCGACCGTCTTTATTACCGTTGACAacattttctacttttactgGATTTAACCAAACATTAAAACTATTTAACTATTCACACTTAACTCTTTTATTTTACCTCAATTTTAGAGGTACAATTTCTGATTGCACCATTTAAACTTGAGGAATGTCTGAGCTAAGACTTGGTTGCCATGAAACATCAGTAGCGCTGTCCAATCAAAGCCAAATCAAttatgtaaacaggaagcagcatCTCAGCCTGTAGCATaacttttaaaaccaaaagTTTTAGGGGCCAAACgataagtaaaaagaaaaaacctgccaatccttaaaacaaatgtggGTATTATACACATATGTTATTTGCACAGATGCAGGAATATCTGTTTCAAAGATAATAGTATTAATTCAGATTACAATGAGTGGGGAATTTAGATTTACATCATTATCAGACTGCATTTCAATCAATCATGAcctcttttattattattatttaaatattttgtatggAAACATATTCTTCCATATTAAGTTAAAGTAATATTAGTTTTATCAGCTTCATCAGTGAGtgtttgttcatattttctACTTAAGAACTGGTTTGTGAGGTGCAGCTCGTTTTAATTGAATCTCCAGTTAGTAAACAAGAACTACATTAAGTTTG
This is a stretch of genomic DNA from Anoplopoma fimbria isolate UVic2021 breed Golden Eagle Sablefish chromosome 19, Afim_UVic_2022, whole genome shotgun sequence. It encodes these proteins:
- the phf21ab gene encoding LOW QUALITY PROTEIN: PHD finger protein 21A (The sequence of the model RefSeq protein was modified relative to this genomic sequence to represent the inferred CDS: inserted 2 bases in 2 codons), which encodes MLQLDGFPTGDGVKADRSAGRLTGSMMELQTLQEALKVEIQIHQKLVAQMKQDPQNADLKKQLHELQAKITALSEKQKKVVEQLRKELLVKQEPEAKLQLHVQTPPGGGDIKPTNLLQSQQIPGGLQQTLTVTPVLTTKTLPLVLKAAATAALPGSVLPQRPPTVAMVTTAITKPDLQNAPINLQVATKLTNQGSEPVRLVSKNAMVVQATTTAQPIKVPQFVAPPRLTPRPTFQPQVRPKPATPTNVHIAPAPPPPMMAAPXLLQRPVMLATKLSSSLPSAAPIHQVRIVNGQPCGKTGSTALTGIVITTPVSAHAARLVSPAHKAGLTPILTPTPAKPIQISSLTTEPKQTVKSGGGAEQKVVVGLPSSTPPLSPPPPRHKREENPEKLAFMVSLGLVTHDHLEEIQSKRQERKRRTTANPVYSGAVFEPERKKSAVSYLNSPLHQGTRKRGRPPKYSSVPELGSLTPTXPSSPVRPLPLPSPSSGDGDIHEDFCTVCRRSGQLLMCDTCSRVYHLDCLDPPLKTIPKGMWICPKCQDQILKKEEAIPWPGTLAIVHSYIAYKEAKEEEKQKLMKWSAELKLEREQLEQRVKHLSNSITKCMETKNTILARQKDMHLSLEKVKHLIRLIQAFNFNQALAETEVKDVSARGPDCAEGAVGSEAAPEANSVENVKAGSSSTSINTDGNDKPEEHEAAANNQTTGAAGGDADSKAVLEDSAVLTADNSPGGGAGGKAGPGDGAGGDTETIVQVEVVAKPEPDAAPVVDIPAPSVVATVATTNGTAEPAGPDVSPAGACTTTTTTTTVNTTVNATVNATTNATTNATADSENKMAAVSPPETAVEKKQEEITDSDGSSNNNNNSKTSEPSQHSLPALVSSLDNKK